In the Staphylococcus condimenti genome, one interval contains:
- a CDS encoding glycosyltransferase, translating to MIYTITSTLPKVHGGRTKSLLKRIDFIQDKLKIKQTILTTNYDPNYRNVYQSFEERKILKSSIPIINIYEWLSDFNVYNIHKTKFKKQKIYKPQPIRISNYVEKEDKKRNAIRYYDKDTGKYLMYRQFFPESNIIKFEDYFVDGVRHKIERHEFNMYGYLHRISNFSRKMNKKIEDQFYDLDGNLYCRRFFNADENNRINSILIYKQGRVEKGFSNEKDLFTYFFNHIFKDGDTVFDDARLLDKALLNCNKKIKPIMVFHSTHFNGDELKGSYRTALLNSDKVFKYMVLTNHQKEDIQRKLDIPDDKFAVIPHFIEKSKAKSEKKDRFIYMGRFAPEKQIPHIIEAYKIFKDKGYNTKLVLFGAGIGEERQAIEKMIEEYHLESDVTIEAFTENPLKEFRESKASLLTSRIEGFGLTVMESINEGCPAIAYDVRYGPREIIEDGKNGYIVKENDIQGIADAMVNIIEHPLKHVKTKKTLTEKEAVKNFKQLFKDIDTSN from the coding sequence ATGATATATACTATTACTTCTACATTACCGAAGGTTCATGGGGGAAGAACGAAATCGCTTTTAAAGCGTATAGATTTTATACAAGATAAATTGAAAATAAAACAAACGATTTTAACGACAAACTATGATCCCAATTATAGAAATGTTTATCAATCGTTTGAAGAAAGAAAGATATTGAAAAGTAGTATTCCAATCATAAATATTTACGAGTGGTTATCTGACTTTAATGTTTATAACATTCATAAAACAAAATTTAAAAAGCAAAAGATATATAAGCCTCAGCCAATTAGAATTTCTAATTATGTTGAAAAAGAAGATAAGAAACGTAACGCCATTAGATATTATGACAAAGATACTGGTAAATATCTTATGTATCGACAATTCTTTCCAGAGTCTAACATTATTAAATTTGAGGACTATTTTGTAGATGGTGTGAGACATAAAATTGAACGTCATGAATTTAATATGTACGGTTATTTGCATAGAATCAGCAACTTTTCTCGTAAAATGAATAAAAAAATAGAAGACCAATTTTATGATTTAGATGGTAATTTATATTGTCGAAGATTTTTTAATGCAGATGAAAACAATCGGATTAATTCGATTTTGATTTATAAACAAGGACGTGTGGAAAAAGGTTTCAGTAATGAAAAAGATTTATTTACTTACTTCTTTAACCATATTTTCAAAGATGGGGATACTGTTTTTGATGATGCAAGATTACTAGATAAAGCATTATTAAATTGTAATAAAAAGATAAAACCAATAATGGTTTTTCACAGCACCCATTTCAATGGAGATGAACTAAAAGGATCATATCGCACAGCCTTGCTTAATTCAGATAAAGTATTCAAATATATGGTACTTACAAATCATCAAAAAGAGGATATTCAAAGAAAACTAGATATTCCTGATGATAAGTTTGCAGTCATTCCGCATTTTATAGAAAAATCAAAAGCGAAAAGTGAGAAAAAAGATCGCTTTATTTATATGGGACGTTTTGCACCTGAAAAACAAATTCCACACATTATAGAAGCTTATAAAATTTTCAAAGATAAAGGCTATAATACAAAGTTGGTTTTATTTGGAGCGGGTATTGGAGAAGAACGTCAAGCTATTGAGAAGATGATTGAAGAATACCATCTTGAAAGCGATGTGACGATAGAAGCATTTACTGAAAATCCATTGAAGGAATTTAGAGAATCAAAAGCTTCTCTGTTAACAAGCAGAATTGAAGGATTTGGGCTCACTGTAATGGAAAGTATTAATGAAGGATGCCCAGCCATTGCTTATGATGTAAGATATGGTCCTAGAGAAATTATTGAAGATGGTAAAAATGGTTATATTGTGAAAGAGAATGACATACAAGGTATTGCTGACGCTATGGTTAATATTATTGAGCATCCTCTTAAGCATGTTAAAACTAAAAAAACATTAACAGAAAAAGAAGCTGTAAAAAACTTTAAACAATTATTTAAAGATATAGATACTTCAAATTAA
- a CDS encoding bifunctional glycosyltransferase/CDP-glycerol:glycerophosphate glycerophosphotransferase yields the protein MNDLTIVITYYNSEEYITECINSLKKQRNQNFNVVIVNDGSKDDSEELLYEALKNYDKEIDIVNLDKNYGHAYARNIGIQHVETPYFMFLDSDDQLASYAVNFYLKKLNGLDGLIGPIYKFTLKQPQYVDRNKVRVEYLNGKSNPNSFLRKNTACNIIFKTSIVNAHHIKFDETLKTYIDRSFLIDYVRYVNRFVRIFNFPFYYRGEVYHPFETETLSEQDFDVLFEEYVESYLKQVAQTDNKKIRDFLDHKMLAKIKRDFDPERRDIKQRYSRHEQTLRKLAHHLKRPLLKEGYGLFKAEMGLLMLDKPKAAFSLNKGRAALRHAKNIVTNSKNKNRSMYKLKDKPENVSNTTILFETFGGKNYSDSPKYIYEYMIKRYPEYNYIWVFKNPDENIIPGNAKKVEKGSKAYYEAYSDAHYWVTNARTPLYLSKKDNQTYIQTWHGTPLKRLANDMKVVRMPGTTTPTYKRNFHEETSRWGYLISPNRYSTEIFESAFWMDRERILEVGYPRNDILVNRADDNEFKNHIREMLNIPNDKKVILYAPTWRDDEFIKKGQYLFDLRINLENMQKELGDEYVILLRMHYLIANALNLEGYEDFAIDVSNYDDISELYLISDTLITDYSSVMFDFGILKRPQFFFAYDIDKYDKGLRGFYMNYKNDLPGPIYTDPFELAGGLKQIDQVSNEYKSNINEFYDRFCSIENGKASEYIGELIHQDVESKKN from the coding sequence ATGAACGACTTAACTATTGTAATCACATATTACAACTCAGAAGAATATATTACAGAATGTATCAATAGTCTTAAAAAACAAAGAAATCAAAATTTTAATGTAGTTATTGTTAATGATGGATCTAAAGATGATTCAGAAGAGCTGCTATATGAAGCGCTAAAAAATTACGATAAAGAAATAGATATCGTTAATCTAGATAAAAATTATGGTCATGCATATGCAAGGAATATAGGAATTCAACATGTAGAAACGCCTTATTTTATGTTTTTAGATTCAGATGACCAACTTGCTTCTTATGCTGTTAATTTTTATTTAAAGAAACTTAATGGATTAGATGGGTTGATAGGTCCTATTTATAAATTCACGCTGAAACAACCCCAATATGTAGATCGAAACAAAGTGAGAGTTGAATATCTCAATGGAAAAAGTAACCCTAATTCATTTTTAAGAAAAAACACAGCATGTAATATAATTTTCAAAACAAGTATAGTAAATGCGCATCACATTAAATTCGATGAAACATTGAAAACATACATCGATCGTTCATTTTTAATAGATTACGTTCGTTACGTTAATCGATTTGTGCGTATTTTCAACTTCCCGTTTTATTACAGAGGAGAAGTATATCATCCGTTTGAAACTGAAACATTATCAGAACAAGACTTTGATGTTTTGTTTGAGGAATATGTTGAAAGCTATTTGAAGCAAGTAGCACAAACTGATAATAAAAAAATTCGGGATTTTTTAGATCATAAAATGTTAGCTAAAATCAAAAGAGATTTCGACCCGGAACGCCGTGATATCAAACAAAGATACAGCAGACATGAACAAACATTAAGAAAACTAGCACATCATTTGAAAAGACCATTATTAAAAGAAGGATACGGATTATTTAAAGCAGAGATGGGTCTTTTAATGTTAGATAAGCCAAAAGCAGCTTTCTCATTGAATAAAGGACGCGCAGCTTTGAGGCACGCAAAAAATATCGTGACTAATTCAAAAAATAAAAATAGATCTATGTATAAACTTAAGGATAAACCTGAGAATGTTTCAAATACTACAATCCTTTTTGAAACATTCGGAGGTAAGAATTATAGTGACAGTCCTAAATATATTTATGAATATATGATCAAAAGATATCCAGAATATAATTATATTTGGGTTTTTAAAAATCCTGATGAAAATATAATTCCTGGAAATGCAAAAAAGGTTGAAAAAGGTTCTAAAGCATACTATGAAGCATATTCAGATGCGCACTATTGGGTTACCAATGCACGAACGCCTTTATATTTGAGTAAAAAGGATAATCAAACATATATTCAAACATGGCATGGTACACCTCTAAAAAGATTAGCTAATGATATGAAAGTTGTTAGAATGCCTGGTACTACTACTCCAACTTATAAACGTAACTTTCATGAAGAGACATCAAGATGGGGTTATCTGATTTCTCCAAACCGTTATTCTACAGAAATATTTGAATCGGCATTTTGGATGGATAGAGAACGTATTTTAGAAGTTGGCTATCCAAGGAATGATATTTTAGTTAACCGAGCTGATGATAATGAATTTAAAAATCATATTCGAGAAATGCTTAATATTCCAAATGATAAAAAAGTTATCCTGTACGCACCTACTTGGAGAGATGATGAATTTATCAAAAAAGGGCAATACCTATTTGATTTGCGTATCAATTTAGAAAACATGCAGAAAGAATTAGGTGATGAATATGTTATTTTATTACGTATGCATTATTTAATTGCTAATGCACTTAACCTTGAAGGATATGAAGATTTTGCGATAGATGTATCAAATTATGATGACATTTCCGAGCTTTACTTAATATCCGATACATTAATTACAGATTATTCTTCTGTGATGTTTGATTTCGGTATTTTAAAACGTCCGCAATTCTTCTTTGCTTATGATATTGATAAGTATGACAAAGGCTTGCGTGGATTTTATATGAATTACAAAAATGATTTGCCTGGTCCGATTTATACGGATCCCTTTGAATTAGCAGGTGGATTAAAACAAATTGATCAAGTCAGCAATGAATACAAATCTAATATTAATGAGTTTTACGACCGTTTTTGCTCTATTGAAAACGGTAAAGCTTCTGAATATATAGGAGAATTGATTCATCAAGATGTTGAAAGTAAAAAAAATTAA
- the tagD gene encoding glycerol-3-phosphate cytidylyltransferase: MKRVITYGTYDLLHYGHIELLRRAREMGDYLIVALSSDEFNKIKNKKSYYSYEQRKMMLESIRYVDLVIPENDWGQKTKDVDRYEVDTFVMGHDWEGEFDFLKDQCEVIYLKRTEGISTTQIKKELYGNEK; encoded by the coding sequence ATGAAAAGAGTTATTACTTACGGAACTTATGATTTACTACATTATGGACATATTGAACTCCTTCGCAGAGCAAGAGAAATGGGAGATTATTTGATAGTTGCTTTGTCCAGTGACGAATTTAATAAAATTAAAAACAAGAAATCTTATTATAGTTATGAACAACGTAAAATGATGTTAGAATCTATTCGCTACGTTGATTTAGTTATCCCCGAAAATGATTGGGGACAAAAAACAAAAGATGTCGATAGATATGAAGTAGATACTTTTGTTATGGGACATGATTGGGAAGGTGAATTTGATTTTCTTAAAGATCAATGTGAAGTCATCTATCTTAAACGTACAGAAGGCATCTCTACTACTCAAATTAAAAAAGAATTATATGGTAATGAAAAATAA
- a CDS encoding APC family permease → MSNQNELKRNLGFFSAISIVMGTVIGAGVFFKVSSVVEVTGSTSMAMFVWLLGGLVTICAGLTAAELAAAIPETGGLITYIEYTYGSFWGYLSGWAQAFIYFPANIAALAIVFATQLINLFHLKAGWIVPIAILTALSIYFINCLGSKAGGMLQSITLVIKLIPIILIVVVGLFQDSNVDFSLLPLQAGENHGFFTALGAGLLATMFAYDGWMHVGTIAGELKNPKRDLPGAITIGLGAVMVVYLLINAAFLMTLPISEISGNLNAASEASVRIFGDGGGKIVTIGIMVSVYGALNGYLMTGMRVPYAMAERNRLPFRKFFLKLTPGQAPWAAGLVQQIIAYVMMSLGAFDTITNMLVFVIWTFYSMSFLAVMILRKREPDMERPYKVPLYPIIPLIALIAGVFVLINTLFTQTLLAVIGIIITLLGIPIYYYKKKQEEREGVK, encoded by the coding sequence ATGAGTAATCAAAATGAGTTGAAACGTAATCTCGGATTCTTCTCAGCCATTTCCATTGTAATGGGAACGGTCATTGGAGCAGGTGTTTTCTTCAAAGTATCCAGTGTAGTTGAAGTTACCGGCTCTACAAGTATGGCGATGTTTGTTTGGTTATTAGGCGGACTTGTTACTATCTGTGCTGGATTGACTGCAGCTGAACTTGCAGCAGCAATCCCTGAAACAGGTGGTTTAATCACATATATTGAATATACTTATGGTAGCTTTTGGGGTTACCTTTCAGGTTGGGCACAAGCATTTATTTACTTCCCAGCCAATATTGCTGCTTTAGCAATTGTATTTGCTACGCAGTTAATTAATTTGTTCCATCTGAAAGCAGGATGGATTGTTCCAATTGCAATATTAACAGCACTCTCTATTTATTTTATTAACTGCTTAGGATCTAAAGCAGGCGGTATGTTGCAATCAATCACATTGGTTATCAAACTGATTCCCATTATTTTGATTGTAGTTGTCGGTTTATTCCAAGACAGTAATGTGGATTTCTCATTGCTTCCACTTCAAGCAGGGGAAAATCATGGTTTCTTTACTGCATTAGGTGCAGGATTGCTTGCGACAATGTTCGCATATGATGGTTGGATGCATGTTGGTACAATCGCAGGAGAATTAAAAAATCCTAAACGAGACTTACCAGGAGCAATTACAATTGGTTTAGGTGCTGTCATGGTTGTTTATTTACTAATCAACGCTGCATTCTTAATGACATTACCAATTTCAGAAATCAGCGGTAATTTAAATGCAGCAAGTGAAGCTTCAGTTAGAATCTTCGGAGATGGCGGAGGTAAAATTGTTACAATCGGCATCATGGTATCAGTATATGGTGCATTAAATGGTTATTTAATGACAGGTATGCGTGTACCATATGCAATGGCGGAACGTAACCGTTTGCCATTCCGTAAATTCTTCTTAAAACTAACACCAGGACAAGCGCCATGGGCAGCTGGTTTGGTACAACAAATTATTGCTTACGTTATGATGTCATTAGGTGCGTTCGATACAATAACAAATATGTTAGTATTTGTGATTTGGACATTCTACTCAATGTCATTCTTAGCCGTCATGATTTTACGTAAAAGAGAACCGGATATGGAACGTCCTTATAAAGTACCTTTATATCCGATTATTCCACTTATTGCTTTGATTGCAGGTGTTTTCGTATTAATTAATACACTGTTTACGCAAACATTACTTGCAGTGATAGGTATCATTATTACGTTATTAGGTATTCCAATTTATTATTACAAAAAGAAACAAGAAGAACGTGAAGGTGTAAAATAA
- a CDS encoding ketopantoate reductase family protein, translating to MKIAVAGAGAMGGRVGTQIQQAGYDVTFIDYWKEHVQAVKEKGFEIQTETETYNVTATMIYPSDVTEPYDLVIILTKAMRSEEMLRDLKQYGAINENTSVLTLMNGLGHDERFVKIIPEEQVYLAVTVWTAGLRGPGQLLLEGTGAIEFQRVDGKVTERTYEIQKVFEEAGLNATISDNVMVSVWNKAALNSVINPLCTILDKTIAEFAEYDQAHEMIVPIIEEIVDVGTARGVDLNFDTIVNKIENTYPIEAQGLHHPSMHQDLYSGRLTEVDYLNGQIEAYGKALKIPTPNNTMLKHLVHHLELKFVQE from the coding sequence ATGAAAATAGCAGTAGCAGGTGCTGGAGCCATGGGTGGCCGTGTCGGTACACAAATACAACAAGCAGGATATGACGTAACATTTATTGATTACTGGAAAGAACATGTTCAAGCTGTAAAAGAAAAGGGATTTGAAATTCAAACCGAAACAGAAACTTATAATGTCACTGCGACAATGATTTACCCAAGTGATGTAACAGAGCCGTATGATTTAGTCATCATTTTAACAAAAGCAATGCGTTCAGAAGAAATGCTTCGTGATTTGAAGCAGTATGGCGCTATCAATGAAAACACTTCTGTTTTAACGTTGATGAATGGATTAGGTCATGATGAACGTTTTGTTAAAATTATTCCAGAGGAACAAGTATATTTAGCAGTTACAGTATGGACAGCAGGACTCAGAGGCCCAGGACAATTGTTGTTAGAGGGAACAGGTGCAATTGAATTTCAACGTGTAGACGGCAAAGTTACAGAAAGAACTTATGAGATTCAAAAGGTGTTTGAAGAAGCTGGATTAAATGCCACAATCAGCGATAATGTAATGGTTTCTGTGTGGAATAAAGCAGCATTGAACAGTGTTATCAATCCTTTATGTACAATTTTAGATAAAACAATTGCAGAATTTGCTGAATATGATCAAGCGCATGAAATGATTGTTCCGATAATAGAAGAAATTGTAGATGTCGGCACAGCAAGAGGTGTGGATTTGAATTTCGATACAATTGTGAATAAGATTGAAAATACGTATCCGATAGAAGCACAAGGTTTACATCATCCTTCAATGCATCAAGATTTATATTCTGGTCGTTTAACTGAAGTGGATTATTTAAATGGTCAAATCGAAGCTTATGGCAAGGCGTTAAAAATACCTACGCCAAATAACACAATGCTAAAACATTTAGTCCATCATTTGGAATTAAAATTTGTACAAGAATAA
- a CDS encoding aldehyde dehydrogenase family protein, with translation MSVNARDYIQDNYDLFINGEFVPSESGETLEVTNPANGEVLTKVAKAGEKDVDKAVKAAQTAFNSWGKTPKEERVKLLREIGDKILEQKDRIAMIETLNNGKPIRETSTIDVPLAARHFQYFASVIDTDEGTVNDMSEDVMSIIRHEPIGVVGAVVAWNFPLLLAAWKLAPALAAGNTIVIQPSSSTPLSLIELAKIFQEVLPDGVVNILTGKGSESGNAIFNHDGVDKLSFTGSTDVGYQVAEAAAKRIVPATLELGGKSANIILDDANLDVAVEGIQLGILFNQGEVCSAGSRLLVQEDIYDELMKRLKDVFSHLKVGDPTDENVQMGSQTGEAQMEKIQGYLDFAKDSGAEILTGGHRITDGELSKGYFFQPTIIAVDNNDNKLAQEEIFGPVLTVIKVRDDDEAIRIANDSEYGLAGGVFSQNINRALNIARAIRTGRVWINTYNQVPEGAPFGGYKKSGIGRETYKGALRNYQQVKNIFIDTSNKPKGLYESGQSDVLDHDDHKF, from the coding sequence ATGAGTGTAAATGCAAGAGATTATATCCAAGATAATTATGATTTATTTATTAATGGTGAGTTTGTACCAAGTGAATCTGGTGAAACACTTGAAGTTACAAACCCTGCAAATGGTGAGGTATTAACAAAAGTTGCTAAAGCAGGAGAAAAAGATGTAGATAAAGCAGTTAAAGCTGCACAAACTGCATTTAACAGCTGGGGTAAAACGCCGAAAGAAGAACGTGTGAAGTTACTTCGTGAAATCGGCGACAAAATATTAGAACAAAAAGATCGTATTGCAATGATTGAAACATTGAATAATGGTAAACCTATTCGCGAAACTTCAACTATTGATGTTCCGCTTGCTGCACGTCATTTCCAATACTTTGCAAGTGTAATTGATACAGATGAAGGTACAGTCAATGATATGAGCGAAGATGTTATGAGTATCATTCGTCATGAGCCTATCGGTGTTGTAGGAGCAGTAGTTGCTTGGAACTTCCCACTATTATTAGCAGCTTGGAAATTAGCACCTGCTTTAGCTGCTGGTAATACAATCGTCATCCAACCTTCATCTTCTACGCCGTTATCATTAATTGAATTAGCTAAAATTTTCCAAGAAGTATTGCCAGATGGTGTTGTGAATATCCTAACTGGTAAAGGTTCTGAATCAGGTAATGCTATTTTCAATCATGATGGTGTAGATAAATTATCATTCACAGGATCTACTGATGTAGGTTATCAAGTTGCAGAAGCTGCAGCTAAACGCATTGTACCTGCTACTTTAGAACTTGGCGGTAAATCAGCCAATATTATTTTAGACGACGCTAACTTAGATGTGGCTGTTGAAGGTATTCAATTAGGTATCTTATTCAATCAAGGTGAAGTCTGCAGTGCAGGTTCAAGATTATTAGTACAAGAGGATATCTATGATGAATTAATGAAACGTTTGAAAGATGTATTTAGTCATCTTAAAGTTGGAGACCCAACAGATGAAAATGTTCAAATGGGTTCTCAAACAGGCGAAGCACAAATGGAAAAAATCCAAGGCTATTTAGACTTTGCTAAAGATTCAGGTGCTGAAATTCTAACTGGAGGACATCGCATTACAGATGGCGAATTAAGCAAAGGATACTTCTTCCAACCTACAATTATTGCTGTAGATAACAACGATAATAAACTAGCTCAAGAAGAAATTTTCGGACCTGTATTAACAGTTATCAAAGTCAGAGACGATGATGAAGCAATCCGTATTGCTAATGATTCTGAATACGGTTTAGCTGGTGGTGTATTCTCTCAAAATATTAACCGCGCTTTAAATATTGCACGTGCAATCAGAACTGGACGAGTTTGGATCAACACTTATAACCAAGTGCCAGAAGGTGCACCGTTCGGCGGTTATAAAAAATCAGGTATCGGCAGAGAAACTTATAAAGGTGCTTTAAGAAACTATCAACAAGTTAAAAATATCTTTATTGATACTAGCAATAAACCAAAAGGATTATATGAATCAGGACAAAGTGATGTTCTAGATCATGATGATCATAAATTTTAA
- a CDS encoding aldehyde dehydrogenase family protein: MSVNARDYIQDSYDLFINGEFVPSESGETLEVTNPSNGEVLTKIARATEKDVDKAVEAVQTAFESWSKTPKEERVRMLREIGDKLLERKDHFAMVETLDNGKPIRETSTTDIPLAARHYQYFASVIDTDEGTVNDMSEDIMSIIRHEAVGVVGAVVAWNFPMLLATWKVAPALAAGDTVVLQPSSSTPLSMIEMAKIFQEVLRDGVVNVVTGKGSESGNAIFNHEGVDKLSFTGSTDVGYKVAEAAAKRIVPATLELGGKSANIILDDANLDLAVEGIQMGILFNQGEVCSAGSRLVVQEDIYDELISRLKNAFESVKVGDPTDENTQMGSQTGQAQIDKIQSYVDYAKESGAEILTGGHRLTEGDLGKGHFFEPTLIAVDSSDDKLAQEEIFGPVLTIIKVKDDDEAIKVANNSDYGLAGGVFTENINRALTIARAVRTGRMWVNTYDQVPEGAPFGGYKKSGIGRETYKGALRNYQQVKNIFIDTSNQTKGLYDTK, from the coding sequence ATGAGTGTAAATGCAAGAGATTATATCCAAGATAGTTATGATTTATTTATTAATGGTGAGTTTGTACCGAGTGAATCAGGAGAAACATTAGAAGTAACAAATCCATCAAACGGAGAGGTATTAACAAAAATAGCAAGAGCAACTGAAAAAGATGTAGATAAAGCAGTTGAAGCAGTACAGACAGCTTTTGAAAGTTGGAGTAAAACACCGAAAGAAGAACGCGTACGTATGTTGCGTGAAATTGGCGATAAATTATTAGAACGTAAAGATCATTTTGCAATGGTAGAAACATTAGACAATGGTAAGCCAATTCGTGAAACTTCAACAACTGATATTCCGCTTGCAGCACGTCATTATCAATACTTTGCAAGCGTAATTGATACAGATGAAGGTACTGTGAATGATATGAGTGAGGATATCATGAGTATCATCCGTCACGAAGCAGTAGGGGTTGTAGGTGCAGTAGTTGCTTGGAACTTCCCAATGTTATTAGCTACTTGGAAAGTTGCACCGGCTTTAGCTGCTGGTGATACAGTTGTACTTCAACCATCATCATCAACACCATTAAGTATGATTGAAATGGCTAAAATTTTCCAAGAAGTATTACGAGATGGCGTGGTAAACGTTGTTACAGGTAAAGGTTCTGAATCAGGTAATGCTATTTTCAATCATGAAGGTGTAGATAAATTATCATTCACTGGTTCTACTGATGTAGGTTACAAAGTTGCAGAAGCTGCAGCCAAACGCATTGTACCTGCTACTTTAGAACTTGGTGGTAAATCAGCGAATATTATTTTAGACGATGCTAACTTAGATCTAGCTGTAGAAGGTATTCAAATGGGTATCTTATTCAACCAAGGTGAAGTCTGCAGTGCAGGATCAAGATTAGTTGTTCAAGAAGATATTTATGATGAACTGATTTCACGTCTGAAAAATGCATTTGAAAGTGTTAAAGTTGGAGATCCTACAGATGAAAATACCCAAATGGGTTCTCAAACAGGACAAGCACAAATTGATAAAATTCAAAGTTATGTAGATTATGCTAAAGAATCAGGCGCTGAAATTTTAACAGGTGGCCATCGTCTTACTGAAGGCGATTTAGGTAAAGGTCATTTCTTTGAACCTACACTTATTGCTGTTGATAGTAGTGATGACAAATTGGCACAAGAAGAAATTTTCGGCCCTGTATTAACAATCATTAAAGTCAAAGATGATGATGAAGCTATTAAAGTTGCTAACAACTCTGATTATGGTTTAGCTGGTGGTGTATTCACAGAAAATATCAACCGTGCATTAACTATTGCTCGTGCAGTGAGAACTGGACGTATGTGGGTCAACACTTATGACCAAGTACCAGAAGGTGCACCATTCGGCGGTTATAAAAAATCAGGTATCGGCAGAGAAACTTATAAAGGCGCTTTAAGAAACTATCAACAAGTTAAAAATATCTTTATTGATACTAGCAACCAAACAAAAGGATTATATGATACAAAATAA
- a CDS encoding DUF6056 family protein, which produces MKISTLLSSKSILKNFGLYTIILFFAILSAIIPLSLDDYAWKSKVGINRMHHWFHDYNGRYLSNLLELAAVRSSIAQILIMTIFSSLLIIMLRQLTFRNTKSISYILILLIVMMLPIPLFAETFGWVAGYVNYVTSASLLLYILKVYFEQYNRNGFHPLQQAWYFVIGITTTLLVEHVTLYLIILALCANIFYFYKRRKIKLVYFNFLIAHCIGASIMFSNSAYRQVTAGKDPYRSVEKHTSILDSINHLYLYNITPYFFTTNTLLLALLLVVVSIIMYVHKGKALYINLIFVSVVFVSLLFTMINRTNLNRVIFNEALIMISGTLFFVLITTFPIFIWQNLEWSRLSQRIFLYYGSAIFLTLPFLVITPFSARCTFASHIFIILILLELIKYIMKNVRFRWNPRWNNYLATVVMSTLILSYIAPISVNKYIDYSRSEKLLNMKHFPKSVTLQKVPFEEFHKIINFQENDWMVPAYKEVHKVPKETEVKIKPQQ; this is translated from the coding sequence ATGAAAATTTCAACTTTACTTTCTTCGAAATCTATTTTAAAAAATTTCGGACTTTATACTATTATTTTATTTTTTGCCATACTAAGTGCTATTATCCCACTTTCATTAGATGACTATGCATGGAAATCAAAAGTAGGTATTAATCGAATGCATCATTGGTTCCATGATTATAATGGTCGTTATCTCAGCAACTTATTAGAACTTGCTGCTGTTCGATCTTCTATTGCCCAAATTTTGATAATGACAATTTTTTCTAGCTTATTAATCATAATGTTACGTCAATTGACTTTCAGAAATACGAAAAGTATCTCTTACATATTGATTTTATTAATCGTTATGATGTTGCCTATACCTTTGTTTGCTGAAACTTTTGGCTGGGTTGCTGGTTATGTAAACTACGTTACATCCGCTTCACTTCTGTTATATATACTTAAAGTTTATTTCGAACAATATAACAGAAATGGGTTTCATCCACTACAACAAGCATGGTATTTTGTTATAGGTATCACCACAACTTTATTAGTGGAACATGTAACACTGTATTTAATCATACTTGCATTATGTGCGAATATTTTTTATTTCTACAAAAGAAGGAAAATAAAGTTAGTTTATTTCAATTTCTTAATCGCACATTGTATTGGGGCAAGTATTATGTTTTCAAATTCGGCATACCGACAAGTCACTGCTGGAAAAGATCCTTACCGAAGTGTAGAAAAGCATACAAGTATATTAGACAGTATTAATCACCTATATCTTTATAACATCACGCCTTATTTTTTTACTACAAATACATTATTACTTGCTCTTCTATTAGTTGTTGTGAGCATCATTATGTATGTTCATAAAGGAAAAGCGCTCTATATTAATTTAATTTTTGTCAGTGTCGTGTTCGTAAGTTTATTATTTACAATGATTAACCGCACTAATTTAAACCGTGTTATTTTTAATGAAGCATTAATAATGATTTCAGGCACCTTGTTCTTTGTATTAATTACTACCTTTCCTATTTTTATATGGCAGAATTTAGAATGGTCACGCCTTAGTCAACGTATATTTTTATATTATGGAAGTGCAATTTTTTTAACTTTACCGTTCTTAGTAATTACACCTTTTAGCGCTCGTTGTACATTCGCGAGCCATATTTTTATCATTTTAATTCTCCTAGAATTGATTAAATATATAATGAAGAATGTCCGTTTTAGATGGAATCCTAGATGGAATAATTACTTGGCCACAGTAGTGATGTCTACGCTCATACTAAGTTATATTGCGCCGATATCTGTAAATAAATATATCGATTATAGCCGTTCAGAAAAGTTATTGAATATGAAGCATTTCCCAAAAAGCGTGACTTTGCAGAAAGTTCCATTTGAAGAATTTCATAAAATCATCAACTTCCAAGAAAATGATTGGATGGTCCCTGCTTATAAAGAAGTGCACAAAGTGCCAAAAGAAACAGAGGTTAAAATTAAACCACAACAATAA